CTTATCCCCCTAGTTCCGCAGTGCCGTAGCTTCGTCGAGGTCCGTTGAGGCACGGGACTTGAAGATCTCCACCACAATCGACAGGCCAACCACGACTTCAGCCGCTGCCACGACCATCACGAAGAAGGCCATGACCTGACCACCGACATCGCCGAAAACACGCGCGAACGCGATGAATACCAGGTTTGCCGAGTTAAGCATCAGTTCGACGCCGAGAATCGAGATAATCGTGGACTTGCGGACAACGACGGTCACCGCTCCGATCGAGAACAGCACCATCGCCAATGCGATGTAGTACGCGAGGCTCACTTCTGATCCTCCAGATCTTCCTTGCGAACCTGATTCAGGCCCGTCGGTGCAGCTTCGCCACGCATACCCCATGCCTTGGACTGTTGCACCTTCACATCATTTCCCCAGCGGCTAACAGCGCGATCTTTCCCGCGTGCCAGACGAAGGGCTTCCGCGATTCCCGGTTCGACCTCGTGAAGTGGCTTCTCAAGGCCTCGCAACTTTAAGACCCTCGGAATCGACTCTTCAGCAACCTCAAGAGTGTCGCCTGCGATCGCCGGGTTGTCCACCGCATTGGAAGTCGCATAAACACCGGGAGACGGAAGCTGCCCGATGTGTCGACCCTTGTTCTTGTATGCGGTCATTCGCGCTCTTGCGACACTGCGCTGCGAAAGCTTGGGGCTTAGTTGATCAGAGTGAGTCAGAAGGACCGCGCCAATTGCGGCGGTAATCAACAGAGCTGCCGTTACCTGTATGGTCATCCAGTGCTCTTGGAACAGATTGGCTGCTAGCGCCGTAATCGGTTCATTCGAGTAGGGATCGAATGGCATTTTTCCAGGTCCGGGAACCTTCGAGGCAAACACTGCCGAAACCAGGAGCACGGCCAGTCCCAGGCCACCAAGAATCGCAGCAATGATGTAACCCCGTCGTTGCTCCATGTAACCATCGGACGCCCCCACGCCAATCATCATGATGACAAAGAGGAACAGCATCAAAATCGCGCCCGTGTACACAATCACTTGGACGGCTCCATTGAACGGAGCTTGAAGCATGAAGAAGACAATGGCCATGCCAATCATGACCAGGACCATTGAAAGGACAGCGTAGGCAGCCTTCTTGAAGAAAAGTAGGCCCAGTGCCCCTGCCACCATAAAGGCGGCGGTGATCCAGAACAGCGCAGCTTCTCCCGCGCTACCCATCTGGGGCCATCCCAGAGAGGCCACGTCAGTCATCGGAGCCCTCCTTCGCATTTGTGCGTGCATCAATCGGGCGTGCAGTCTCAAGCGACGGATCGTCAGGGCGGTGTTGTTTCACCCAGTCAATCTGTTCCTGGGTCGAACCCTTGACCTCGCCCTCGTAATAGTCGATGTCGCTCATTCCCTCAACCATCGGGTGTGGGGCGGCGACAGCGCCCTGCGGAAGAGGAGCGAGAAGCATGTCCTTGTCATAGATGTCATCAAGACGCGTGTATTCCGCCAACTCGAAGTCATCACCCATGGTCAGCGCCCGCGTTGGGCAGGCTTCAATGCAGAACCCGCAAAAGATACAACGTAAGTAGTTGATCTGGTAGACGCGCCCGTATCGTTCGCCTGGAGAATGCTGTTCTTCGGGGGTATTTGACGCTGCCTCGACGAGGATGGCGTCAGCGGGACACGCCCAAGCACAGAGTTCGCAACCAATGCACTTTTCGAGGCCGTCCTCGTACAGGTTCAGGTGGTGACGGCCATGGAAACGAGGTTGTAGTTGCGCCGGTTCAAACGGATACTGTTCCGTCTCCGCCTTGCGGAACATGGAAGAGAAGGTGACACCGTATCCGGCGGCGGGCGCGAGCAGAGAACCGATGGGGCCGCGGGGATCGTGCTCGTATAGGAGCTCACCCTCCCCAGACGTCTTTTCTGGCTCGACAAGCTCCTTATCGGCATCTACCCCAGCCTGAAGATCCTGAGCAACGTCCTCAAGATCCTGCTGCTCTTCACGCCTCTTACTCTGGTCACTCATTAGTAGCCTCCAGGGTTTCTCCCGCGTCGATTTGCGGCGCGTCATCCGGGACAGTCCCATCGGTCGTGACGGCAACCTTGATCCGACCGGCACGAGGCGACGGTGGAAGGGTCTGACCAGGAAGAGGCGGCACCGGATAGCCGCCCGCGAATGCATCGAATGGTTCTTCTGGGTCAAACGCCGCACCGGAGTCCTTGTCGTCGCCGCCGAGTAGATACACAATGACGGCGATCAAGATGACAACACCAATCAGCAGGGCAACCATCAACAGAAGTGAATCGGGCACCCAGAGCTGAACGCCTCGAAGCAGCGCCACAATGACGATCCAGCCCAGTGCGATTGGAAGTAGCCCCTTCCATCCCAGGTTCATGAACTGGTCGTACCTGAACCGGAGCAGTGTGCCACGAGTCCAAATAATCGCAAACATCAAGACCCAGATCTTGAGGATGATCCAGAACATGCCCCACCAGCCATCATTGATTCCATCAATGTGACTGAATGGCCATGGCGCATGCCAGCCGCCGAGGAACATTGTTGTTGCCACGGCGGAGACGTTGACCATGTTGATGTATTCGGCCAGGTAATACCAGCCGAACTTCATTGATGAGTACTCGGTCATGTGGCCGGCAACGATTTCTCCCTCAGCCTCGGGAAGGTCGAAGGGGAGACGGTTGATCTCACCGACCATCGAAATGAGGTAGACGATGAATGCCGGAAGTAGTGCAAAGGCCCACCAGGTCCGCGACTGCGCAAGAACAATCTCAGAGGTGGACATCGAACCGGACATAAGGAATACAGAGACCAGCGCCATGCCCATGGAAAGCTCATATGAGATGACCTGAGCGGAGGAACGCACCGCGCCGTAGAGCGGAAGAGTCGATCTGGCCGACCAACCGCCCAGGACGATGCCATACAGCCCGAGCGAAGTGATCGCCAAAATATACAGGGCCGCGACCGGCGTGTCCGCCAGTTGCAACGGCGTTGAGTGACCAAACATATGGACGTTGGGTCCAAAAGGAATTACCGCCAGGACAGAGAAGGCCGAGAATGCCATAATCACCGGGGCCAGGAAGTAGAGGAACTTATCTGAACGTTTGGTCCAGATGTCCTCTTTGAACATCATTTTTCCAGCATCCGCCAGCGCTTGGAACAACCCCAAAGGTCCAGCGACGTTTGGCCCCTTACGAGTCTGCATCAAGCCGAGGCTGCGACGTTCCACCCACAGCGCCATGATCACGGAGACGATCAAGAACAAGATCAGGAAGATTGCTTTGATCAGCGCCAGCCACCAGGTGTCATCGGAGTAGTCCGCGACCTGGTACTCGGGGACCCCCGCAGAGATCAGGGTTGAAATCACGACGCCACCTTCCTGTCTTTCGCCGCAGAGACCACGGTGACCGAAACCGACGAACCCGCGGGACCCAGATCCTGGTTGATTCCGTTACCAACAGAGCACTCGGGAACCCAGATAACGCCATCGGGAAGTTCGCCTACCTCAACTGGAAGCCGCATCGTTCCGCGTTCACCGACGATGGCGACCCTGTCGTCCTCGTCAGCTCCGATCTTCTCGAGTGAGGTCTGGGAAACTAAGGCTACGGGCTTCCGTGCCGCGAGGCGAAGGTCATTCGCCCCGTCAATCATGCGACCCAAGTCGACCATTACCTTATGGGAGGCGAGGACAAAGTCAGCTCCGCCGTTCTCGCCTTTCTGCGCCTTCACCGTCGGAGACTCGGCCCTGGAACCCTTCCAAATCATTAGTGGGTTAACTTCAGAGTAGAGGTCTGTAAGAGAGTCGACCTTCAGGTCATATCCCATTTCGGTGGCGATCATTCCAAGCACCACTCGTTCAGGCTGAGTACGCGAGGCGATCGCCTGACCAAACGGACGAAGCCGTCCTTCCCAGTTGATGAAGGTTCCGTTCCTCTCGACCGGGGGAGCCACCGGGAACACCACGTCGGCTTCCTCGGTAACGTCAGTTCTTCGCACCTCGAAAGCCACAACGAACGGAGCCGTCTTGATCGCCGCTTTGGCGGTCTCAGGATCTCTCCAGTCTCGAAGATCGAGGCCACCCGTGATCAGGGCACCAATCTTGCCGCTCTTCGCCTGTGCCAAAATCTGTTCAGCATCGAGTCCACGCGTGTCCGGGATGTCTCCCCAACCCAGTGATTCCCGGGCCTCAGCGTCCGCAACCTGTCGTCCAAAGGGGAGAAGCCCCGGCAACAAGCCTGCGTCGACTCCGCCTCGATCGCCTGCCCGCCTTGGAATCCACTGAAGATCCGCACCCGTTGCCGAAGCGAGCTTTGCGACGGCAGAAAGCAGACCGGGAACACGGGCCGCACGCTCACCGACCAGGATTACCCCGCCCTCTTTCAGCGCGCTAAAGACCTCCTTGTGACCGCCGCGAGCGCTGATCTTGCTGACCACATCTGCTTCCGTCCCCGGAACAGCCGACAGAAGAGAGGCCCCAAGTTTTTCGCTGCCACGGGTCATCAGCGGAGCGACAGTAGCGACCGAAAGGGTGCCAGCAGTGAATCCCTTGCGTAGGCGAAGGAACAGTGAGCCGCACTCGTCCTCGGGCTCCAGAGCAACCAGAAGGACCTGGCTAGCTTTCTCAACGTCCTCGTAAGTCGTCCCGAGTCCACGTCCGGCTACCAACGATCCGAGGAACTGCTCCTCTTCCTCGCTTGCGTTTGACACGCGCCAACGGGAGTCGACGTTGTTGGTCCGAAGGACCGTCCGAGCGAACTTCGAGTAGGCCCAGGCATCCTCAAACGACACTCGGCCACCGGTAAGAACGCCGACGCCCTCACCGGAGTTGACGGCCTTCGAAAGTCCCTTGGCGGCGCGGTCGACTGCGTCGGACCACGAAGTAGCGACCAACTCGCCATTCTCGCGGACCAGAGGCATCGTCAAACGATCAGACTGCCGATACCAGGGGAAAGCAAAGCGATCCTTATCAGTAATCCACTCCTCGTTCACCTCGGGATCATTCTGCGATAGCTTCCTCTTTACTTCGCCGCGACGGACATCGACGCGAACCGCTGAGCCGGAAGCATCGTGTTCGGCGATAGCCGGAGTCGAAGTCAGATCGAACGGGCGCGCCTGGAATCGATAGGTATTCGAGGTCAGAGCACCGACCGGGCAAATCTGGATGATGTTACCTGAGAAATATGATCCGAAAGTACGATCCGCCTGGTCCTTCTCAGAGGTCTTGAGAGGACCTGAGTAGACCGAAGAGATAATGCCCTCTTGCCCATATGGGCCGGAGATATCGGTGTGCTCAGGGGACTTGATGCCATCCACGTGGAACCCAAGGACCTCGGCGTCAAATGTTCCAATCTGCTCCGCCATGAACTGGTGTTCGTCGATTGGAGATGAGCCACCCCCACGTCCCTGCAGATCGATAAACGCGTCGCCGGGAATTTCCTTGGCGAAACGAACACATCGCTGGCAAAGAATACAACGATCGCGGTCGAGCAGAATCTGGGTGGTCAGACGCATTGGCTTCGGATACACGCGCTTTACGCCCGTGAACCGAGAGTCTGTTCGTCCCTCGGACATTGCCTGATTCTGCAGTGGGCACTCGCCGCCCTTGTCACAGATGGGACAGTCGAGAGGGTGATTAAGGAGTAGGAACTCCATAACTCCCTCTTGCGCCTTCGCCGCCACCTCGGATGTGCGCTGAGTCTTGACCACCATTCCTGGTGAGACCTCGATAGCACACGAGGGTTGCGGCTTGGGCATCATCCGGAGGTTTCCATCGCGATCCGGGGTTCCGACCTCAACCAAACACTGACGGCACGCCGCCACCGGCTTTAGTAGAGGGTGGTCGCAGAAGCGGGGAATCCGGATTCCGACCTGCTCCGCAGCGCGAATGATGAGTGTTCCAGGGTCGGCCTGAACCTCCACGTCATCAATGGTGAGGACGACCTTGTCAGCTAGCGCGGTCATCGAACACCTCCCTTGGCAAGAATTGTTGAGTGTTCATACGGGAAGAGTTCCCAAGCTGGCGTCGTAAGCCCTGCCTCAAACTCATCGCGGAACAGTGAGATTGCCGATCTGACTGGGGTAGCTGCCGCGTCACCAAGGGCACAGAACGAACGGCCAAAGATGTTCGATGCGACCTCATTAAGTAAATCAATGTCTCCAGGCTTGCCCTTTCCGGCTTCCAGACGCAACATGATCTGCTTCATCCAATAAGTGCCCTCGCGACACGGGGTGCATTTGCCGCACGACTCATGCTGATAGAACTCAGTCCACATACGGACGACACGAACCACGGAAGTAGTCTCATCAAAAACCTGAAGTGCACGGGTACCGAGCATAGAACCCGCCGCCGCAACTCCCTCATAGTCGAGCGGGACGTCCAGGTCCTTCTCGGTGAACAACGGCGTTGACGAGCCACCAGGAGTCCAGAACTTAAGCTGGTGTCCGTCGCGGATCCCACCACTGAACTCCAAGAGTTCTCGCATGGTGACGCCGAACGGTGCTTCATATTGACCGGGCTGATTGACGTGGCCCGAGACAGAGAAGATACCGCACCCCTGCGAACGTTCAGTTCCCATCGAGGCGTACCAGGGTGCCGAGTTACGAAAGACCAAGGCAACATCAGAGATGGTCTCAACGTTATTGACGACAGAGGGGCGGGCGTAGAGCCCGGCGACTGCCGGGAAAGGCGGCTTCAGACGGGGGTGTCCCCTGCGCCCTTCGAGTGAGTCGAGTAGCGCAGTCTCCTCGCCACAGATGTAGGCACCTGCACCGGCGTGCGCAGTGATCTTCAGATCGCCGAGCAGGCCGGCCTCGGTTGCTTCATTAATGGCGTTCATCAGCCGGCGATACACGTGGACTACCTCGCCACGAAGATAAACAAATGCATGCTCGCAACGAATCGCCCGAGAGGCAATGGCAATACCCTCGACCAGCAGGTGCGGGTCAGCCATAAGTAGCGGCATATCCTTGCAGGTTCCCGGTTCGGACTCGTCGGCGTTGACCACAAGGTAACGAGGCATTCCGTCGTCAGGTGGAAGGAATGACCACTTCATTCCTGCGGGGAAGCCGGCACCACCTCGACCTCGGATTCCAGCGTCTTTCACCGTTTGGGTGATGTCGGCCGGCTCCATTGCGTTCGCCTTCTTCAATCCCTCGTATGCACCGTTTGCCAGTGCGGCCTTGAGGGTCCACGACTCGGGCTTGTCCCAGTTTTTGGTAAGAGCCGGGGTCAGCGGATCGGCCTTGGTGAACTCAACCATTACTTGTTCCCCTCGCCCTTCTCAGCGCTCGCCCCGACTGGAACTGGAGCCGTCCAATCATGCTCGGCAGCAACTCGTAGTCCCTGGAAAGTGGCGTAGCCGCCACTCGGTCCCTGGTTGGCCAGGCCATCAGGGAATCCGGCCAGCGTATGCGAAACTTCCTTGAACGTGTGTACCTCGTCCGGGCCACGGCTCGGGGTGACCGGCCGCCCTTCACGAATGTCTTCTACCAATTGCTTTGCCGACTGGGGGGTCTGGTTGTCGAAGAACTCCCAGTTCACCATAATGACCGGCGCGTAATCACACGCGGCGTTGCACTCAAGGCGTTCGAGGGTTATCTTCCCGTCCTCGGTGGTCTCGTCGTGTCCGATCTGCAGTTCCTCGGACAGTTCCTCAAAAATCTGCTCTCCGCCCAAAACACCGCAGAGGGCGTTGGTGCAAACACCGACGTTGTATTCACCGTTCGGATGCCGCTTGAACTGAGTGTAGAAAGTTGCCACGGCCGACACTTCAGGTTGGCTGATATCCAACAGCTCTGAACAAAACGCAATCCCGTCGCGGCTGACATAACCATCCTCTGACTGCACCAGATGCAGCATCGGAATCAACGCGGAGCGAGCATGCCCGCTCGGGTACCGGGAAATGATCTCGGCTGCTTGCTCGCGCAGACGAGCATCAACTTCACTCGTGTACGTCATCGGTCCACCCCTCCCGCCACCGGGTCAAGCGAGGCAAGCGTTACAACTACGTCCGCCAATTGGCCTCCCTCGGTCGACATAGATAGAGACTGAAGATTATTGAACGAGGGATCACGGAAATGTACGCGGAACGGCCTGGTTCCACCGGCCGAAACCACGTGTACGCCCTGAATTCCCTTCGCGTGTTCGATCTCAATATACGTTTGGCCAGCGGGAACCTTGAATCCCTCGGTCGCCAACTTGAAATGGTGAATCAGCGATTCCATCGACTGACCCATGATCTTCGCGATGTGCGCGGGGTTGTTTCCCTGACCGTCAGGTCCAACTGTTAGCTGGCTAGGCCATGCAATCGACTTATCCTGAATCATCACCGGCGCCCCCTCGGTCTCATCAAGGCGACGCAGAACCTGTTCAACGATTCTCAGCGACTGGTAGCACTCATCAAAGCGAACCAAAACGCGGTTGTACGCGTCGGACGAGTCGTACGTCGGAACGTCAAACTCATAGTCTTCGTACCCACAGTACGGAGCGTCCTTACGCAGGTCCGTTGGAAGTCCTCCGGCTCGAAGCGCGGGTCCGGTCAGGCTGAGCGCCATCATGGCTTCCATTGGCAGATAACCAACACCGATGAAGCGCTTCTTGAAGATCGGGTTCTGCAGGGTTAAGTCCTGAAGCTCTCCCACGTCGCGACGCACCTTCGGAAGCAATGAACGAACATAGTCCGTTGTTCCCTCGGGTAAATCGAGTGGCACACCGCCGGGGCGGACATAGCCG
The sequence above is a segment of the Actinomycetaceae bacterium MB13-C1-2 genome. Coding sequences within it:
- a CDS encoding NADH-quinone oxidoreductase subunit J; this encodes MTDVASLGWPQMGSAGEAALFWITAAFMVAGALGLLFFKKAAYAVLSMVLVMIGMAIVFFMLQAPFNGAVQVIVYTGAILMLFLFVIMMIGVGASDGYMEQRRGYIIAAILGGLGLAVLLVSAVFASKVPGPGKMPFDPYSNEPITALAANLFQEHWMTIQVTAALLITAAIGAVLLTHSDQLSPKLSQRSVARARMTAYKNKGRHIGQLPSPGVYATSNAVDNPAIAGDTLEVAEESIPRVLKLRGLEKPLHEVEPGIAEALRLARGKDRAVSRWGNDVKVQQSKAWGMRGEAAPTGLNQVRKEDLEDQK
- a CDS encoding NADH-quinone oxidoreductase subunit D, with the translated sequence MATSASAFFATQGGSEPSLEDFPEVMAQGGDWEDVIEEIRRISSERVVLNMGPVHPSTHGVIRLILELDGEMVRDTRVDIGYLHTGIEKNMEFRNWTQGTTFVTRMDYVAPFFQEVAYCLAVEKLLGVTDQIPERATLIRVLLMELNRIASHIVAIGTGGNELGATTMMTIAFRGREEILRIFERITGLRMNHGYVRPGGVPLDLPEGTTDYVRSLLPKVRRDVGELQDLTLQNPIFKKRFIGVGYLPMEAMMALSLTGPALRAGGLPTDLRKDAPYCGYEDYEFDVPTYDSSDAYNRVLVRFDECYQSLRIVEQVLRRLDETEGAPVMIQDKSIAWPSQLTVGPDGQGNNPAHIAKIMGQSMESLIHHFKLATEGFKVPAGQTYIEIEHAKGIQGVHVVSAGGTRPFRVHFRDPSFNNLQSLSMSTEGGQLADVVVTLASLDPVAGGVDR
- the nuoI gene encoding NADH-quinone oxidoreductase subunit NuoI, coding for MSDQSKRREEQQDLEDVAQDLQAGVDADKELVEPEKTSGEGELLYEHDPRGPIGSLLAPAAGYGVTFSSMFRKAETEQYPFEPAQLQPRFHGRHHLNLYEDGLEKCIGCELCAWACPADAILVEAASNTPEEQHSPGERYGRVYQINYLRCIFCGFCIEACPTRALTMGDDFELAEYTRLDDIYDKDMLLAPLPQGAVAAPHPMVEGMSDIDYYEGEVKGSTQEQIDWVKQHRPDDPSLETARPIDARTNAKEGSDD
- the nuoK gene encoding NADH-quinone oxidoreductase subunit NuoK: MSLAYYIALAMVLFSIGAVTVVVRKSTIISILGVELMLNSANLVFIAFARVFGDVGGQVMAFFVMVVAAAEVVVGLSIVVEIFKSRASTDLDEATALRN
- the nuoE gene encoding NADH-quinone oxidoreductase subunit NuoE; this encodes MTYTSEVDARLREQAAEIISRYPSGHARSALIPMLHLVQSEDGYVSRDGIAFCSELLDISQPEVSAVATFYTQFKRHPNGEYNVGVCTNALCGVLGGEQIFEELSEELQIGHDETTEDGKITLERLECNAACDYAPVIMVNWEFFDNQTPQSAKQLVEDIREGRPVTPSRGPDEVHTFKEVSHTLAGFPDGLANQGPSGGYATFQGLRVAAEHDWTAPVPVGASAEKGEGNK
- the nuoH gene encoding NADH-quinone oxidoreductase subunit NuoH translates to MISTLISAGVPEYQVADYSDDTWWLALIKAIFLILFLIVSVIMALWVERRSLGLMQTRKGPNVAGPLGLFQALADAGKMMFKEDIWTKRSDKFLYFLAPVIMAFSAFSVLAVIPFGPNVHMFGHSTPLQLADTPVAALYILAITSLGLYGIVLGGWSARSTLPLYGAVRSSAQVISYELSMGMALVSVFLMSGSMSTSEIVLAQSRTWWAFALLPAFIVYLISMVGEINRLPFDLPEAEGEIVAGHMTEYSSMKFGWYYLAEYINMVNVSAVATTMFLGGWHAPWPFSHIDGINDGWWGMFWIILKIWVLMFAIIWTRGTLLRFRYDQFMNLGWKGLLPIALGWIVIVALLRGVQLWVPDSLLLMVALLIGVVILIAVIVYLLGGDDKDSGAAFDPEEPFDAFAGGYPVPPLPGQTLPPSPRAGRIKVAVTTDGTVPDDAPQIDAGETLEATNE
- a CDS encoding NADH-quinone oxidoreductase subunit G, yielding MTALADKVVLTIDDVEVQADPGTLIIRAAEQVGIRIPRFCDHPLLKPVAACRQCLVEVGTPDRDGNLRMMPKPQPSCAIEVSPGMVVKTQRTSEVAAKAQEGVMEFLLLNHPLDCPICDKGGECPLQNQAMSEGRTDSRFTGVKRVYPKPMRLTTQILLDRDRCILCQRCVRFAKEIPGDAFIDLQGRGGGSSPIDEHQFMAEQIGTFDAEVLGFHVDGIKSPEHTDISGPYGQEGIISSVYSGPLKTSEKDQADRTFGSYFSGNIIQICPVGALTSNTYRFQARPFDLTSTPAIAEHDASGSAVRVDVRRGEVKRKLSQNDPEVNEEWITDKDRFAFPWYRQSDRLTMPLVRENGELVATSWSDAVDRAAKGLSKAVNSGEGVGVLTGGRVSFEDAWAYSKFARTVLRTNNVDSRWRVSNASEEEEQFLGSLVAGRGLGTTYEDVEKASQVLLVALEPEDECGSLFLRLRKGFTAGTLSVATVAPLMTRGSEKLGASLLSAVPGTEADVVSKISARGGHKEVFSALKEGGVILVGERAARVPGLLSAVAKLASATGADLQWIPRRAGDRGGVDAGLLPGLLPFGRQVADAEARESLGWGDIPDTRGLDAEQILAQAKSGKIGALITGGLDLRDWRDPETAKAAIKTAPFVVAFEVRRTDVTEEADVVFPVAPPVERNGTFINWEGRLRPFGQAIASRTQPERVVLGMIATEMGYDLKVDSLTDLYSEVNPLMIWKGSRAESPTVKAQKGENGGADFVLASHKVMVDLGRMIDGANDLRLAARKPVALVSQTSLEKIGADEDDRVAIVGERGTMRLPVEVGELPDGVIWVPECSVGNGINQDLGPAGSSVSVTVVSAAKDRKVAS
- the nuoF gene encoding NADH-quinone oxidoreductase subunit NuoF — encoded protein: MVEFTKADPLTPALTKNWDKPESWTLKAALANGAYEGLKKANAMEPADITQTVKDAGIRGRGGAGFPAGMKWSFLPPDDGMPRYLVVNADESEPGTCKDMPLLMADPHLLVEGIAIASRAIRCEHAFVYLRGEVVHVYRRLMNAINEATEAGLLGDLKITAHAGAGAYICGEETALLDSLEGRRGHPRLKPPFPAVAGLYARPSVVNNVETISDVALVFRNSAPWYASMGTERSQGCGIFSVSGHVNQPGQYEAPFGVTMRELLEFSGGIRDGHQLKFWTPGGSSTPLFTEKDLDVPLDYEGVAAAGSMLGTRALQVFDETTSVVRVVRMWTEFYQHESCGKCTPCREGTYWMKQIMLRLEAGKGKPGDIDLLNEVASNIFGRSFCALGDAAATPVRSAISLFRDEFEAGLTTPAWELFPYEHSTILAKGGVR